Proteins encoded by one window of Xiphophorus couchianus chromosome 13, X_couchianus-1.0, whole genome shotgun sequence:
- the LOC114156190 gene encoding uncharacterized protein K02A2.6-like, whose product MENCRCMKKTVSPEERSVWRARGAVCNEGLWRGPNGKVILPPNMRFQVFQEAHGLGHVGIAQMLKNLEHWWHPFLRDMVKEYVKTCEICGQHNAKPTIRPPAGHFPCTTQPGKEIIIDFTDMITPVRGYRYVLMCVDAYSGWPEAWPAKKEDSKTVIKCLINHYIPTHGFPEKVRSDNGTHFRNQDLQKVEQLLGLKHSFGTVYHPESQGKVERLNQTIKQKLAKVCAHTKLNWVDALPIALMSVRMSINQTTGFSPFELQTGRIFPGPGSRVPGWKGELAHLSHKDFFTELQSLAAEFAKYQTAQERPASGPVPGIDWVRLKVIKRKWSEPRFTGPHRVVERTSHAVRLQGKGDTWFHWSQCTAAEEPQRALRDVQDELRLQSSDEEQRQVLPGGSVAGIPRFVSVRNRRREPGGLNNRETTEDFVVE is encoded by the exons ATGGAAAACTGCAGATGTATGAAG AAAACCGTGTCACCTGAGGAACGATCAGTCTGGAGAGCAAGAGGTGCCGTCTGCAATGAAGGACTCTGGCGGGGACCAAATGGTAAAGTAATTCTTCCTCCAAATATGAGATTCCAGGTTTTCCAGGAAGCTCACGGACTCGGACATGTGGGTATTGCACAGATGCTAAAAAATCTAGAGCACTGGTGGCATCCATTTTTGAGAGACATGGTCAAGGAATAtgtgaaaacatgtgaaatttGTGGACAACACAACGCAAAACCAACTATTCGGCCACCAGCGGGACATTTCCCTTGTACTACACAACCGGGTaaggaaataattattgattttacagACATGATAACACCCGTTAGAGGATACAGGTATGTATTAATGTGTGTGGATGCATACTCGGGCTGGCCGGAGGCGTGGCCAGCAAAAAAGGAGGACAGCAAAACTGTCATAAAGTGTCTGATCAATCATTACATTCCGACCCATGGATTTCCAGAGAAGGTGAGATCAGATAACGGCACTCATTTTAGGAACCAAGATCTGCAGAAAGTGGAGCAGCTGCTTGGATTGAAGCATTCTTTCGGTACAGTATATCATCCTGAGTCACAAGGCAAGGTTGAGAGGTTAAACCAAACTATCAAACAAAAATTGGCCAAAGTATGTGCACATACCAAATTAAATTGGGTAGATGCTTTGCCTATTGCTTTGATGTCTGTTCGAATGTCTATTAATCAAACAACAGGGTTCTCTCCATTCGAGCTCCAGACCGGACGGATTTTTCCAGGACCTGGGAGTCGCGTGCCCGGATGGAAAGGTGAACTTGCACATTTATCTCATAAAGATTTCTTTACTGAGTTACAGAGTCTGGCTGCGGAATTTGCAAAATACCAGACGGCACAGGAGCGTCCAGCTTCAGGACCAGTTCCAGGAATCGACTGGGTGCGCCTGAAGGTCATCAAACGGAAGTGGTCTGAACCTCGCTTCACCGGACCACACCGAGTAGTGGAGAGGACGTCCCATGCTGTTCGTCTACAAGGGAAAGGAGACACCTGGTTTCATTGGAGTCAGTGCACAGCAGCCGAGGAGCCACAACGTGCGCTCCGAGACGTACAAGACGAGCTACGACTTCAATCTTCGGACGAGGAGCAACGCCAGGTGCTTCCAGGGGGGAGTGTAGCAGGAATTCCT AGGTTCGTCAGTGTGAGGAATCGCCGCAGAGAACCCGGCGGTCTAAACAACAGAGAGACGACAGAAGACTTTGTGGTGGAGTAA